From Streptomyces sp. NBC_00683, one genomic window encodes:
- the scy gene encoding polarized growth protein Scy: protein MRGYESQQSHRADDDHLSRFEAEMDRLKTDREKAVQHAEDLGYQVEVLRAKLHEARRNLATRPAHDNADIGYQAEQLLRNAQIQADQLRTDAERELRDARAQTQRILQEHAEHQARLQAELHTEAVQRRQRLDQELAERRQTVESHVNENVAWAEQLRARTESQARRLLEESRAEAEQSLAAARSEAARLAEETRQRVGSEAESARAEAEATLLRARRDAERLLNAASTQAQEATSHAEQLRSSATVETGQTRQQTAELNRAAEQRMQEAETRLREARLEAEKVVAEAKEAAVKRLAGAESQNEQRTRTAKSEIARLVGEATKNAETLKEEAEQALADARAQAERLVAEAGEKARTVAAEDAAAQLAKAARSAEEILTKASDDAKSTTKAAGEEAERIRREAESEAERLRGDAAEQADQLKGAAKDDTKEYRAKTVELQEEARRLRGEAEQLRSEAVAEGERIRGEARREAVQQIEEGARTAEELLTKARSDADELRTSANAESERVRTEAVERAATLRKQAEEALERSRTETEKLRAEAEEQAASLTAAAEEAAEGLRAETERAIEARKDDAAEELTRLHTEAETRVTAAEQALSEARTEAERIRRETSEESERLRAEAAERLRTLQEQAATEADRLRDEAAAEAAQSRAEGESVAVRLRTEAATEAERLRTEAQESADRVRSEAAAAAERVGTEAAEALAAAQEEANRRRREAEETLGAARAEAEQERERAREQSEELLASARKRVEEAQAEAQRLVEEADARATEMVSAAEQTAQQVRDSVTGLQEQAEQEIAGLRSAAEHSADRTRTEAQEEADRVRADAYAERERATEDANRIRQVAHEESEAAKSLAERTVSEAITESEKLRSDTAEYSQRVRTEASDALASAEQDASRARAESREDANRIRSEAAAQADRLIGEATSESEHVRTEAAEQSERLLGEATDEAERLRAEAAQTVGSAQDHAARTREESERVRADAESAAEQMRAEARQEADRMLDEARDAAAKRRTEAAEQADQLVNKAQEEALRAATEAEGQADRMVGAARNEAVRITSEATVEGNSLVERARTDADELLVGARRDATATRERAEELRARLESEIEELHQRARRETSEQMKTAGERVDKLMKAAQEQRAEAEAKAKELLSDANSEASKVRIAAVKRAESLLKEAELKKAGLTREAEKLRADAEVEAKQMVDEGRRELDLLVRRREDINTEISRVQDVLEALESFEAPGGTGKAAGGNAAGVKAGAAAGTRAGGKASDG, encoded by the coding sequence GTGCGGGGCTACGAAAGCCAGCAGAGCCACCGAGCTGACGACGACCATCTCTCGCGGTTCGAAGCCGAGATGGACCGGCTGAAGACCGACCGGGAGAAGGCCGTCCAGCACGCCGAGGACCTCGGTTACCAGGTCGAGGTCTTGCGTGCCAAGCTGCACGAGGCCCGGCGCAATCTCGCGACCCGTCCCGCGCACGACAACGCGGACATCGGCTACCAGGCCGAACAGCTGCTCCGTAATGCCCAGATCCAGGCCGACCAGCTGCGCACCGACGCCGAGCGCGAGCTGCGCGACGCCAGGGCCCAGACCCAGCGGATCCTGCAGGAGCACGCGGAGCACCAGGCCCGCCTGCAGGCCGAATTGCACACCGAAGCGGTACAGCGGCGCCAGCGGCTCGACCAGGAGCTGGCGGAGCGCCGCCAGACCGTCGAGTCCCACGTCAACGAGAACGTCGCCTGGGCCGAGCAGCTGCGGGCCCGCACCGAGTCCCAGGCCCGCAGGCTCCTGGAGGAGTCGCGCGCCGAGGCCGAGCAGTCGCTGGCCGCGGCCCGCAGCGAGGCGGCCCGGCTCGCGGAGGAGACCCGCCAGCGCGTCGGCTCCGAGGCCGAGTCGGCCCGCGCCGAGGCCGAGGCCACGCTGCTGCGGGCCCGCCGGGACGCCGAGCGGCTGCTCAACGCCGCCTCCACGCAGGCCCAGGAAGCCACCAGTCACGCCGAGCAGTTGCGCTCGTCGGCCACCGTCGAGACCGGCCAGACCCGGCAGCAGACCGCCGAGCTGAACCGCGCCGCCGAGCAGCGCATGCAGGAGGCCGAGACCCGGCTGCGCGAGGCCCGGCTGGAGGCCGAGAAGGTCGTCGCCGAGGCGAAGGAGGCCGCGGTCAAGCGGCTGGCCGGCGCCGAGTCGCAGAACGAGCAGCGCACCCGTACGGCCAAGTCCGAGATCGCACGGCTGGTCGGCGAGGCGACGAAGAACGCCGAGACGCTCAAGGAAGAGGCCGAGCAGGCGCTCGCCGACGCCCGCGCGCAGGCCGAGCGGCTGGTCGCCGAGGCCGGCGAGAAGGCCCGCACGGTCGCCGCCGAGGACGCCGCGGCCCAGCTCGCCAAGGCGGCCCGCTCCGCCGAGGAGATCCTGACCAAGGCCTCCGACGACGCCAAGTCCACCACCAAGGCGGCCGGCGAGGAAGCCGAGCGGATCCGCCGCGAGGCGGAGTCCGAGGCGGAGCGGCTCCGCGGCGACGCGGCCGAGCAGGCCGACCAGCTCAAGGGCGCGGCCAAGGACGACACCAAGGAGTACCGGGCCAAGACGGTCGAACTGCAGGAGGAGGCGCGCAGGCTGCGCGGCGAGGCCGAGCAGCTGCGCTCCGAGGCGGTCGCCGAGGGCGAGCGGATCCGCGGCGAGGCGCGCCGCGAGGCCGTCCAGCAGATCGAGGAGGGTGCCCGCACCGCCGAGGAGCTGCTGACCAAGGCGAGGTCGGACGCCGACGAGCTGCGTACCTCCGCGAACGCGGAGAGCGAGCGCGTCAGGACCGAGGCGGTCGAGCGCGCCGCCACACTGCGCAAGCAGGCCGAGGAAGCGCTGGAGCGCAGCCGTACCGAGACGGAGAAGCTGCGCGCCGAGGCCGAGGAGCAGGCCGCTTCCCTGACGGCCGCTGCCGAGGAGGCCGCGGAGGGCCTTCGCGCGGAGACCGAGCGCGCCATAGAGGCCCGCAAGGACGACGCCGCCGAAGAGCTGACCCGTCTGCACACGGAGGCCGAGACCCGGGTCACCGCGGCCGAGCAGGCGCTGAGCGAGGCCCGTACGGAGGCGGAGCGGATCCGCCGCGAGACGAGCGAGGAGTCCGAGCGGCTGCGCGCGGAGGCCGCCGAGCGGCTGCGCACGCTCCAGGAGCAGGCCGCGACCGAGGCCGACCGGCTGCGGGACGAGGCCGCCGCCGAGGCCGCCCAGTCCCGCGCCGAGGGCGAGTCCGTCGCCGTACGGCTGCGCACCGAGGCCGCCACCGAGGCGGAGCGGCTCAGGACCGAGGCACAGGAGAGCGCCGACCGGGTGCGCTCCGAGGCCGCCGCCGCCGCCGAGCGCGTGGGCACGGAGGCCGCCGAGGCCCTCGCCGCCGCCCAGGAGGAGGCGAACCGGCGCCGCCGCGAGGCCGAGGAGACGCTCGGGGCCGCGCGCGCCGAGGCGGAGCAGGAGCGCGAGCGGGCCCGCGAGCAGAGCGAGGAGCTGCTGGCCTCCGCCCGCAAGCGGGTCGAGGAGGCGCAGGCCGAGGCCCAGCGTCTGGTCGAGGAGGCGGACGCCCGGGCGACCGAGATGGTCTCCGCGGCCGAGCAGACCGCCCAGCAGGTGCGGGACTCCGTCACCGGGCTCCAGGAGCAGGCCGAGCAGGAGATCGCCGGGCTGCGGTCCGCCGCGGAGCACTCCGCGGATCGTACGAGGACCGAGGCCCAGGAGGAGGCGGACCGGGTACGCGCCGACGCCTACGCCGAGCGCGAGCGGGCCACCGAGGACGCCAACCGGATCCGCCAGGTCGCTCACGAGGAGTCGGAGGCCGCGAAGTCGCTGGCCGAGCGGACCGTCTCCGAGGCGATCACCGAGTCGGAGAAGCTGCGCTCGGACACCGCGGAGTACAGCCAGCGGGTCCGTACCGAGGCATCCGACGCGCTCGCCTCGGCGGAACAGGACGCCTCGCGCGCCCGCGCCGAGTCCCGCGAGGACGCCAACCGGATCCGTTCCGAGGCGGCGGCCCAGGCCGACCGGCTCATCGGTGAGGCGACGAGCGAGAGCGAGCACGTCCGTACCGAGGCCGCGGAGCAGTCGGAGCGCCTCCTCGGCGAGGCGACCGACGAGGCGGAGCGGCTGCGTGCGGAGGCCGCGCAGACCGTGGGTTCGGCGCAGGATCACGCGGCCCGTACCCGCGAGGAGTCGGAGCGGGTGCGCGCCGACGCGGAGTCCGCGGCCGAGCAGATGCGCGCGGAGGCCCGCCAGGAGGCGGACCGGATGCTGGACGAGGCACGGGACGCCGCGGCGAAGCGCCGCACCGAGGCGGCCGAACAGGCCGACCAGCTCGTCAACAAGGCCCAGGAGGAGGCGCTGCGCGCCGCCACCGAGGCCGAGGGACAGGCCGACAGGATGGTCGGGGCCGCGCGCAACGAGGCCGTGCGGATCACCTCGGAGGCGACGGTCGAGGGCAACTCCCTGGTGGAGCGGGCCCGTACCGACGCGGACGAGCTGCTGGTCGGCGCCCGCCGGGACGCGACCGCGACGCGGGAGCGGGCGGAGGAGCTCAGGGCCCGGCTCGAGAGCGAGATCGAGGAGCTGCACCAGCGCGCCCGCCGGGAGACGTCCGAGCAGATGAAGACGGCCGGCGAGCGCGTCGACAAGCTGATGAAGGCGGCGCAGGAGCAGCGCGCGGAGGCCGAGGCGAAGGCCAAGGAGCTGCTGTCGGACGCGAATTCGGAGGCGAGCAAGGTGCGTATCGCAGCCGTGAAGCGTGCCGAGTCGCTCCTGAAGGAAGCCGAGCTCAAGAAGGCCGGGCTGACCCGCGAGGCCGAGAAGCTGCGCGCCGACGCCGAGGTGGAAGCCAAGCAGATGGTGGACGAGGGCCGTCGCGAGCTGGATCTGCTCGTCCGCAGACGCGAGGACATCAATACGGAAATTTCCCGTGTCCAGGACGTGCTCGAGGCGTTGGAGTCTTTCGAGGCTCCGGGCGGGACCGGCAAGGCGGCGGGCGGCAACGCCGCGGGCGTCAAGGCGGGCGCCGCCGCAGGTACACGAGCGGGTGGCAAGGCCTCGGACGGGTGA